The window TCTCTACTTTTCCATTCTGATATGTTTCTGTAGGCAACTATTTTGGCTGGGGCTTGTTGAGGCATGTGCTAGCTGATCATATTTAGCTTGGCCTGCAAGGActttttttatttccttatttttatGTCTTCAGGAAGAGATGAGAATGTGTTATAAAAAGGAATGGTGTGATTTATGAAGTGTGGAATAATAATGATACTATTACTACACTAGCATAAATAGTACTAAATAGAGTCCATTTCCAGTGTTGTGATTGGATAACTGAATTTAAAATTCAAGTAGTATTTGGCCAAGCTTGTGAGGGCTTACATTCAAGCTCAATTGcctttcactattttttttttcccatccatCATGGGACCTTTCCCATGATAACTTCAGAATGTCATCATATCCAAATAATTCCACAATTTCAGGGAATGTTGAAGTCACCAATGGATGGAATCCAATTAACTTTGGGAGGAAATGAAATACTGAAAGAGGAGAAATGGGGGACACATAGAGATGTTGTCATCTATTAATGACACTTATTAACATCTTGCAGAATAACAATATTCCTGCACATCTTTCCAATAAATTTTAGTATATTGATATCCTGAATGACAGAAGAGAAATAATTGTTCACCTTACTAGGAGCTGTGGGGCAGATACTCagccagagggaaaggggaggcttCATTCTTTCTTTCCTGCTTAAAGGCTGTTCCAAGTAGGGAATAGAGAGTACTAGGGGGTAGGATCCACAAAAGGATCTAGCTATTGCAAGGCTGAGTGTCACATCACCTAGATAATCACAGGAACAGCACTATGATTCAGAAAGACAAGTAAGGTTCCTACGTGCCCTAGAGAGTGGCCTCTAAAAGTAAAATGCATAAAAGCCAGGATACTTGGTGGTAAACTACCTAAAATACCAAAGAGAACTGCCAACAAGATGGAGGAGTTCAGCCCCTCCCATCtcttaaagttaggcatctagggcctggtccacactacagcgttaaatcgatttaaacagcgttaaatcgatttaacactgtacccgtccacactacaaggcactttaaatcgattttaagggctcttaaaatcgatttctgtactcctccccaacgagaggagtaaccctaaaatcgatattactatatcgatttagggttagtgtggacagaaatcgaagttattggtctcattcttttactgagctacccagagtgcaccgctccagaaatcgatggtagcctaggaccatggacgcacaccaccgaattaatgtgccctagtgtggacgcgtaaaatagattttataaaaccagttttataaaacctgtttgaATAATTccaattttatgctgtagtgtagacgtggcctctgTTCAGGCTGCAAGAATGTACCTAGCACTGCTAGTGATCTACAAAGGGGAACCAGCAGCTTGGAGTAAGGTGGCTTAGGCACCTGTGTTTCTTGAGGCCATGAGTTAAATTCCAGCCTTGCTCCATTTGAAATGGCCAGAGGATGAGACACTACACAGGCTATAGattttatcccagtggttagcaccctcacccaggatgtgagagacctagggtatgtctacactacgggattattctgattttacacaaacaggttttgtaaaacagattgtataaagtcgagtgcacgtggccacactaagcacattaattcagcggtttGTGTCTATGTACTGAGGCTATcgttgatttccagagcattgcactgtgggtagctatccagtagctatcccatagttctcgcagtttcctctgccccttggaattctgggttgagatcccagtgccttatggggcaaaaaacattgtcgcgggtggttctgggtacagccacacccctccctccgtgaaagcagcagacaaccgtttcgcgcctttgttcctgggtgaactgtgcaaacaccatagcacagaaagcatggaccctgctcagattaaGACCGCAATcaggttgtaaacacctcgcgcattctcatgcagtctatgctgaaccaggacctacAAAGCCAGGCAAGGACCTACAAAGCCAGGTggctacggcagcacggcgacgagagtgatgaggacatggacacagaattctctcaaaccacgggcccctgtgctttggagatcctgatggtaatagggcaggttctagccactgaatgccgattttgggcctgggaaacaagcacatactggtgggactgcatagttttgcaggcttcggacgattcgcagtggctgcaaatcttttgcatgcgtaagggcactttcatggaactttatgacttgctttccccagccctgaaacgccagaataccaagatgagagcagaccTCACAGtagagaagcgagtggcaatagccctctggaagcttgcaatgccagacagctatcagtcagtcgggaatcaatttggagtgggataatctactgtgggggctgctgtgatgcaagtagccaaagcaatcattaagctgctgctacgaaaggttgtgactctgggaaatgtgcaggtcatagtggatggctttgctgcaatgggattccctaacggtgggggggcgatagatggaacccatatccctatcttggcatagGAACACTAGGGCACCCAGTACGcaaatcgcaaggggtacttttcaacggtgctgcaagcactggtggattataagggacgtttcaccaacatccacgtgagatggccaggaaaggttcatgacgctcgcatcttcaggaacactactctgtttaaatggctgcagcaagggaattacttcctagaccagaaaataacagttggggatgttgaaatgcctgtagttatcctgggtgacccagacTACCCATTGatgtcatggctcatgaagccatacacaggcagcctggacagtagtcaggagttattcaattacaggctgagcaagtgcagaatggtggtagaatgtgcatttggccatttaaaggcgcgctggcacacattactcactcgctcagacctcagccaaacctatgtcccctttgttattgctgcttgctgtgtgctccacaatctctgtgagagtaagggggagacatttatggcggggtgggaggctgaggcaaatcacctggccgctgattacgcgcggccagacaccagggcgattagaagagtacaccaggaagtggtgcgcattagagaagctttgaaaacaagtttcatcacgggcttgggtatggtgtgactgttgtatttgtttctccttgatgaaaccccctcccccttgattgactcattccttgTAAGCCactcaccctcccccttcgattaccgcttgcttcctaaggaaataaaatcactctcatttaaaaatcatgtgttctttattaattaattataaaaagagggcaagaactgacaaggtagcccgggtggggtttgggaggatagaagggaaggaaaaggccacaaaaaaatttcaaagtaatgacagccttttggttggccTGTCCACGAGGCTGAAGTGGGCGGGTGTACGGATCCTCCCCCTAcacattcttacacgtctgggtgaggagggtatggaacatggtgaggggtgagagtggttacacaggggctgcagcggcactctgtgaccctgctgctattcctgaagctccaccagacgtcggaggatgtcagtttgatcacacagcagccccagcattgcatcccaccaccgctgaccttcctgcctacacctctgatcttcctgccgccacctctcatctcaagcctctctcctctcctcacgttcgtccttcctatcctcacgttggtccctcctgtcctcacggtcactggcatctttcctgtaatttgataccacgtccttgcactcattcagatgagctctttcactgcgggacacttccatgatttccgagaacatttcgtctcgcgtcttttttttccgtccccttatctgagatagccttcgggatggagtagggaggcttgaaaaattagcagctgcatgagggagaaaaaaaaggaagagaagttgtcaaggttccttccccactctgaactttagggtacaaatgtggggacctgcatggacacttctaagcttaattactagcttagatctggtaactctgcctccatccagaaatttcagtgtctggatcacttcttgtcccctccaaaaccttccccttcctgggcagccttgaaaggcttcaccaattccctggcaaacacagatccaaaccccttggatcttaaaacaaggataaattaaccatccctcctacttgccccccaccaatccctggtgagtccagatccaatccccttggatcttaaaacaaggaaaaaatcaatcaggttcttaaaaagaaagcttttaattaaagaaagaaaagtaaaaaaatcatccctgtaaaatcagaatggaaaatactttacagggtaatcagattcatatagcctagaggaaccccctctagccttaggttcaaagttacagcaaacagaggtaaaatcctctcagtaaAAAAAGGAAcacttacaagttgagaaaaccagccttgcctggctattacttacaattttgaaacacgagagactgattcagaaagatttgaagagtctggattgacgtctggtccctcttagtcccaagagtgaacaacacccaaaacaaagagcacaaacaaagacttccctccaccaagatttgaaagtatcttgtccccttattggtcctctggtcacgtgtcagccaggtttactgagcttcttaaccctttacaggtaaaagaggcattaacccttaactatctgtttttgacaaaagtatttaaaaagatacattttacagaataatggttatactctttcacggtgaacaacactattcaccttacatagcacatgtgatttcactacaaggtcacattttgcatcttaatattgagtgtctgagtctctggtgttagagatctcacagacacaggtctgggcagcagaattcagcttgcatgcgtccatagtaagccattgtctttcggcttctgaagccttcatatacacagtgccctcctttcccaaataccaagcaaatcctgttcagtgatgcttctttccggttaacatgcagcagcagaaaccacccctgcatccaattctctgggatgatcgctttacccctccccccaccgcgtgggtggtatcatggaagatcactgctaatcatccccctttccccccgaccgcgtggctggtagcagggaagatccttgctagccaaacgcaaaaaagctcggCACCATTCCCCTCCCTCGGcaccattccctccctccccctgcttgtctacctgcaaggaaggatttattttaagcaataggcaaacagcccaataggaatggccatctctgtccccttaattaaattcctgaatttcaaccaggttactatgaacgatatcactctcctgaggataacacagtgagataaagaacggatgttgcttgaatgccagcaatcactgggaccatatgcagctaggctttgtcatgtaatgataccagattacttgctacgtgcatggtgtggtcaagtgtcctgccatggaggacggaataaggctgcactcCCCAGAAAcgttctgcaaaggcttttggagtacctccaggagaacttcatgaagatgtccctggaggatttccgctccatccccagacatgttaacagacttttctaataactgtactggccgtgaatgcatcccaagtcctcagggcaaattaatcattaaaaaacgcttgattttaaaccatgttttatatttacaaaggcacACACACCAGAgttcccttccatggcttcattgtctgggatagtggcttgggagggcaattccatcagggtgagaaaaagctcctagctgttggggagaaaggaatgctgtgtgctctctgcaagctcgtcctcctcttcctcctcctcatcttccctatccgcagaatcctcagccatggctgagattgccactcccacctcagaatccgcggacaggggtggggaactggtggcggacccccctagaattgcatgcagctcagtgtagaagcggcatgttttcggccctgccctggaccttccgtttgcttctttggttttctggtatgcttgtctaagctccttaactttcatacGGCACTGCACTgaatccctggtgtggcctttctccatcatggccttggaaaatttttcaaatattttttcatttcgtcttttggaacggagttctgttagcactgaatcctctccccatatagcgatcagattcagtacctcctgtgcggtccatgctggagctctttttcgattctcaggagactgcatttttacctgtgctgatgagagctccacgctggccaaacaggaaatgcaattcaaaagttcgcggggcttttcctgtatacctggtcagtgcattagagttcagattcctgtccagagcggccagtggtgcactgtgggataccgcccggaggccaataacttcgatttgcggccacactaaccctaaatagatatgttaatatcgattttagcgttactcctctcgttggggaggagtacagaaatcgatttaaagagccctttatatcgatataaagagcctcattgtgtggacgggtgcagggttaaatcagtttaacgctgttaaattcggtttaaaagcatagtgtagaccaggccctagactCAATTTCCCCTCTCTGTCAGAAAAGATTTGAAGAAGGGTCTCTCAACTCTCAAGAGGGTTCACTGACCACTTAGCTATAGGATACACTAACATGGAACAGGAGGATCAGTCTCTCCTATGGAAGTTGCTCCCCTGTggataaaaaaaagagagattagaGCTGGGGGACTAGATCCAGGCTTTCCATCTTTTAGGGGAGTGTCCTATCCACTGGAATGCAGAGTCATTCAGTCTTTTGCTCTCTGTCTTGCTTTTCCACAGACTTTTAAAGTATTTCTCCATAGTgcatagtcattgggccagggaGAGCAAGAGCATGActtgtagtccagtggttagggcaccctcCTTAGAGGTAGAAACCCTGGGTCTAGTCCCATACCTTAATcactttttcattatttatgcACAGTAGAACACTTTCCacgggagagactgagggagccccacaacAGAATgggtttttgcttgtttgtttgtttgttttctttattatatAAACCACAATATGTGGGCAGGAGAATGAGGTGATAAATTAAGGAACCATGTGGTAACTTAATTTACTCTGGTCCTTTGTCTCAAAAGCTGTCCACAAACAGCCGATTCTCAACCACTTCACCTACTCTGTGGAAACCAGAGCTGCAAGATGTTACCATCTCTTGACCCTTGTCCTAAGGACTCCCTTTAAAACATCACCCATACTTAACCCCACCCTATAGTGCTGTCACATATGCTACCAGACTTCTTCAAATCCTCACGGAGAGAATCAGGCCTTCTCtatactggcaagtttctgctcagtaaagcagctttctgcattataactcctgaggtgtacacactgccaagccacttagtgggcagaaactgcgcagttgcagcgctgtgaaaaaaacaccctgacCAGAGGTGTACAGCTTTCTGCGTCAGGGCTACAGCACCaaggtgccagtgtagacatcctGGTAGATTACGGTGCTGTGACTGGCCTCTGGGATATCTcctgttctcgcctctctggttatcagtttgaactctactgccctgccctcaggtgaccaaccgtgagTCCCACCCTTTAAATTCCTtcggaattttgaaagtccccttcctgtttgctcagtgaagcatgcagtggtctcaacacatctttccaggtgaccaagCCTGCTAAATGCACCAGGCTTGGAGCAATGCCAGACTACTGGACCTCATCAACATTTGGAGAAAGGAGGTTGTCCAGGCCCAGCTCTGTTCCatctgtaggaattatgatatctacagacagatttcacaatgcatgacagaaaggggccatgaccaagACACACTGCAGcacagggtcaaagtgaaggagctgaggAATGCCTACCACCAGGGCCgtctttaggccgattcccccgaaTCAGGTCCTGCACCGAAGAGGGTCTCGTGCCCTAAAGAAGAGCACTTAACTtgggcgcctttttaatttttttactcacTCTGCAGctatctgggtctttggcggcacgtcagcggcaggtccttcactcactccgggtcttccgtggcactgaaggacccaagacccagactgccgctggttattcgaattgggccccgcacttgaaGCTGGTTCTGCCTACCACAAGGCGGAGGAGGCAAACCATAGCTTTGGTGCTGTGCCCacgagctgccagttctacaaagaacTTGACGTGATACTCAGTGGCTACTCCACCACCACTGCGAAGGCAACTGTGGATACTTCAGTGGCTCAtgtgccagtcaagagtggaccgAGCCAGAAGAAGGAtatcttggatgaggatgtggagggggacccagaggcagaggatgactcggaggtcagagatgcatgcagccaggatctCTTCTCTACTCTCAAGAAGGCTAGCCAATCACAACTATCAGATCTTAgtgaagcacaaacaggagaggaggacCCTGacaaaattcacacccctgagcgatgcagttaaactgacctatcCCCTGGTGTAGCCCAACTGCCTATGGCGAGGCGGAGTACCTATGCCAATGGAAGTAAACCCTCTGTCCCGTCAGCAAAAGTAGCTTCTTGATTGAAGtgttacagtggcacaactgcaccaatgcagctgtgctgctgcagtgcatTATAAGAGTAGGTAAGCCCACAGAGAATTCAGTTGCTACCTGTGCCTGCTTACTGCAGTGGTGCCAGCCAAAGTCATTGCAGAGTGGTATGGGAAAATGTCctactgcagaggaagaaatagaaggcagccatccctagaaactttaaggagaggattgcagagcgtctccatgaaagtttcatggAGATCTCTCAGAGGGATAAAGAGACATTCCAGTGTACATAGACAAAGTGcgccacacacccacccacctcctgccTAACTCAGTaaagggaatgaaaagcagatgccaACTCTACTTCTGTTTCTTATCCTGCTAACTCTTCTCataaaagcaaaacaatgaaAAGTTCATATGTTTATTAACTTAGGGATGGGCCAGATGCCATCTTTTAAATTAAGTATAGTAAGGGAAAATGCACAGGCACACTTATTTGAGGTCTCTTCCCCTTCATCAGGTTCATCTCTGCTAGACTGTTGGAAATGGGTAGATTATGGTAGAGTTGTGAACAGGTCCTGGGTCATGGCATTGCTGGAGCCCAATGCCATGTCTCTCCCAACCTACTTGCTGTTCACAGTAAGTATAACATACAGctcattgtaaaagcagcaggtcaaTGGCTCAATACCAGATTAATTGTTGTGCTCCCTGGCCTTGTGGTATACATGGCAGAATTCCTTTGCTTTCATGCAGCATTGCTGCTGAACCTTGTCATGTCCCTTTGAACATGAGGATGCAGGCTGAGACGTTTCCAGGGCTGACCCATACCTGTGCTTAcatagcctcttctccccaccagcCTAGAAAATCCAATACATCTTGTCTATACCAGGCAGAAGCACATCTAGTAAGAGGAGCAGGCATCATTGGTTGGGCAGTTGCACTCAACAAATGAGAGTTGTTAGGTGTCATGGTCAAGGTgtgcaatcaggaaaaggcatttcaaaaatacaTGGCAGGTGGGTTTGTGTGGTTGGGGTTGGGGATTTCCCATTTCTGATCCCTAGGCAGTGGAGTTAAAAACAGTGACCAGACAGCCATCACTGTCTCAGGGaattgggcattgtgggacagctgctggagaatAGTTAGGGTCAATACACatcatgcagtgtctacacttggGAACTGGTCAACTACAATAGATCAACCAGGATTCATGCTGTTAGGGGAAGTGGTTTACTGTGTTGCCATAGTGCAGTGTTTATGTTGCCCAGAGACAAATTTGAGCATAGACACATGTACAAATAGGTTGACTAAAGGTGATTTATGGTGAGCTAAATCTGTAGAGTAGATCAGGCCTGCATTGCAAGCATAAGATTAaaattctgctttctcttaaatGCTGCTATTTTTTTGTCAGTCTTTTTGCAGATTTGCGTCTTGAAATAAAGGAATCTGAAAAGCTAGAAAATATATTTCCACCAACCGTCACCACTGGACCACCGCTCCCaaaaaaatgtataaaagaaagtgatttaattttttttttttgaaaaaaggtCTATGTTTAATTGAAAactcttcctcccttctccaataCAAGAGGGTATTGGAGATGAGTGCATGCAGGTTGATTGCTTTCTGTAAGTGGTAAGAGGAGGCCTGGAAAACTTGATGGTAAGTGACCTAGTGGGTCCACACTGAAGTATCTGTCTATGATAAAGATGGGAACACTGTCTCTGCAACAAGCAGTCAATATTTGAAGGGATTCCCCAACCCTGGTGCCTTGACTCACAGGGGTACTTAGCAGCAATATCATGGGGAGCCTCAGAAaaaccagggccatccttaggatttatggggccctacgcagtattattaaactggtgcccctatgccggatggcagcccaaactcacagcctggtgggggagggggaagagggacttgacagcaaaggataatgagatgcccggcctgcctcatggtggcggagagtcacagttccactcagagacttccatgccctttCCCTCATGcaaaatggacatgaagaaagtacctaattaaaagcactaaaatttgggaataaaaaatgtcagtcacaggtttttttatatgccctgaagtttgtcagagatttatttgcaaaaacttcatagtaagggtgagtcagctgtcctgctgaatacaacattacatataatggaatacatgatgcagctcttctctgttttacattttcttcatcagtatttctaagttgaatttatattttaaatgtactcaaatcttaagccagcattccagattactacatatttaactcactgaaacaaagacattcttttaaattaatcagagaggtttagtgtgttcataacaatgttcattgcttttagaaaaaaggaacagtaatttactttgtgtgatctccataacaagatacatggttatgaaatttcaccaactttaaaaaaatatgtttccaaagattttagg of the Gopherus flavomarginatus isolate rGopFla2 chromosome 1, rGopFla2.mat.asm, whole genome shotgun sequence genome contains:
- the LOC127052142 gene encoding uncharacterized protein LOC127052142 isoform X2: MSGRGKQGGKARAKAKSRSSRAGLQFPVGRVHRLLRKAANFSSLPTPSRRLSQIRGRKKKTRDEMFSEIMEVSRSERAHLNECKDVVSNYRKDASDREDRRDQREDRKDEREERREA